The Deltaproteobacteria bacterium genome includes a region encoding these proteins:
- a CDS encoding DNA-processing protein DprA has translation MSYRALAVMTHVASQLIYRWIPCPDPCGFAITTQLDVDRASVSDWRDFIVFLVKSLDYVQSWWAVYQRITRDQGDRLAQAIASHIKVAKAAGAHYIVFGDHDYPSALLHISDPPLGLTFTGDASLLRRQSVSVVGSRKASPFAVHQSYMVGARFAEHGIVVVSGGAFGCDIASHFGVLASGVVSAPAICVFAGGLSCLYPRSNQGVFAKLQRRSGLMLTERLWDAPCRPRDFTARNRIIAGLSRTTLVMQAAQRSGALVTARRALDQGADVLVLRHPSDDIRAQGSQTLLAEGAPGFDDAADLEPWV, from the coding sequence ATGAGCTACCGCGCACTTGCTGTGATGACCCACGTGGCTTCTCAACTGATATATCGCTGGATTCCTTGCCCCGATCCATGTGGGTTTGCCATCACGACGCAGCTCGATGTGGACCGAGCCTCGGTCTCTGATTGGCGGGATTTCATCGTTTTCTTGGTGAAGAGTCTAGACTACGTACAGTCCTGGTGGGCCGTTTACCAAAGGATAACCCGCGATCAAGGGGATCGGTTGGCGCAGGCTATTGCCTCACATATAAAGGTGGCAAAGGCGGCCGGTGCTCACTATATTGTTTTCGGCGATCATGATTACCCGTCCGCGTTGCTGCATATCAGTGATCCCCCTCTGGGTCTCACTTTTACGGGTGACGCCTCTCTGCTCAGACGTCAGTCGGTGAGCGTGGTAGGATCGCGGAAGGCGTCACCATTCGCCGTCCATCAAAGCTACATGGTCGGAGCTCGGTTTGCGGAGCACGGTATTGTTGTAGTCAGTGGGGGCGCCTTTGGCTGTGACATAGCATCGCACTTTGGTGTGCTCGCCAGTGGTGTTGTCTCTGCGCCAGCTATCTGTGTATTTGCCGGAGGGCTTAGTTGTCTCTATCCACGTTCCAATCAAGGAGTTTTCGCCAAATTGCAGCGTCGTTCGGGCCTGATGCTGACGGAGCGGCTTTGGGATGCTCCCTGCCGTCCGCGCGATTTTACGGCGCGCAATAGGATCATAGCCGGATTATCGCGCACCACCCTGGTCATGCAGGCGGCTCAGCGGTCAGGGGCCCTGGTGACTGCCAGGCGCGCCCTTGACCAGGGAGCTGACGTTCTGGTACTCCGCCATCCGTCTGATGATATCCGCGCACAAGGGAGCCAAACGCTACTGGCGGAGGGGGCTCCTGGCTTTGATGATGCTGCCGATCTTGAGCCTTGGGTGTGA
- a CDS encoding PilZ domain-containing protein yields MTENRLKISSQERIQRILVRVCEAKIPLVLRVIGANSAIAIKARAHEIGADASGRRFVGFSGVSKAGIEMIEVGGGLQVEFATMATKIMFSTPILERGTSWVRVGFPKTLVSLERRSSDRYLCRDHLMSFLSFSLWGPKVSDVISPPFYEHQFQPASMVPIADISAGGVCIVTRFPSLCNELFRGVVDKQAHLHMPMQPSIPVEAEVRWIKKIKEHMTQVNTDTPISLYSRHYRLGIQFRDPSDSFKLAIKQFTQQLALKDAI; encoded by the coding sequence ATGACGGAAAATCGCCTCAAAATTTCATCTCAGGAGCGCATTCAGCGCATTCTAGTGCGCGTTTGTGAGGCGAAAATACCACTGGTGCTGCGGGTGATTGGAGCAAACTCAGCTATTGCCATCAAAGCACGAGCTCATGAGATCGGCGCTGATGCATCAGGACGTCGGTTCGTTGGGTTTAGTGGTGTTTCAAAAGCCGGGATAGAGATGATTGAAGTCGGTGGCGGTTTGCAAGTTGAGTTCGCTACCATGGCGACTAAAATCATGTTTTCAACACCGATTCTGGAGCGTGGAACATCCTGGGTCCGTGTTGGTTTCCCCAAGACATTGGTTAGTTTGGAGCGGAGAAGCTCCGACAGATACCTTTGTCGTGATCATTTAATGAGCTTTTTGAGCTTCAGTCTTTGGGGTCCAAAGGTAAGCGATGTGATCAGCCCGCCCTTTTACGAGCATCAATTTCAACCAGCATCCATGGTGCCGATAGCCGACATAAGCGCTGGAGGTGTTTGTATTGTTACTAGGTTTCCATCCCTCTGTAATGAGCTTTTTCGCGGCGTAGTTGATAAGCAGGCGCACTTACATATGCCTATGCAGCCATCAATTCCTGTCGAGGCTGAAGTGCGCTGGATCAAGAAGATTAAAGAACATATGACTCAGGTCAATACCGATACGCCAATTTCTCTATATTCCCGGCATTACCGACTTGGGATTCAATTCAGAGATCCAAGTGACAGTTTTAAGCTTGCTATCAAGCAGTTCACACAGCAGCTCGCGTTGAAGGATGCAATTTAG
- a CDS encoding LysM peptidoglycan-binding domain-containing protein produces the protein MMSRAIAKTVTILLSAVFMAEVCLAVDPLDQATPKDNLDTALDSDEAATGIPKATYLIAPVVNPKLTEAATAAPPVVDPLLDLPELSNQVDDVPVGDFGTPPLGNNFAGAPPLPGTMRLLADGEAPEDYTIEEGDTLIDICDQLLDEPGYWPKLWALNPEIKNPHFIFPFMRLRFYPGDDDVPPYLQVVSEEDVVPIDKEDLEEKQLISEQVDQNARSIRERRPQLEDDAGNPEKLVMPVVKAFQRVFLGLVGLDQVDDLSPQPMMGGRIFVGSTMTLNVPMFIYGEEVDPMGVVLAGRLGGFSVGQGEEVIVEAEKGLQAGATYTILRDTGKVESARKDERVGYRYEYVAQIRLDRDVGDGKFRGIIQASRLGVMTDDILVPLIKTERIIPNEDNSGGSQAVQASIIAWENQEQENGARGNYAAIDIGRNGNVNVGSVLSVYSTPGYLIGDLSALSDVIDYKLTGVIRIIDVTDVAAVGYVIQSTSELRVGDLTFKP, from the coding sequence ATGATGTCGCGGGCGATTGCCAAAACGGTCACAATTCTGCTTTCAGCGGTGTTTATGGCTGAGGTGTGCCTTGCTGTCGATCCGCTCGATCAGGCCACGCCTAAAGACAATTTGGACACTGCTTTGGATTCCGATGAAGCCGCGACAGGAATCCCAAAGGCAACGTATCTCATTGCACCAGTGGTTAACCCTAAGTTGACGGAGGCGGCAACGGCAGCTCCGCCTGTAGTCGATCCGCTTCTCGATCTTCCCGAACTCTCCAATCAAGTTGACGATGTCCCCGTTGGAGATTTTGGAACACCACCTCTTGGAAACAATTTTGCGGGCGCACCGCCGCTTCCCGGAACTATGCGGTTGCTTGCTGATGGTGAAGCTCCTGAGGATTATACAATCGAAGAGGGTGACACACTCATAGACATTTGCGATCAGTTGCTGGACGAACCAGGTTACTGGCCTAAGTTGTGGGCGCTCAACCCCGAGATCAAGAACCCGCATTTTATTTTTCCGTTTATGCGCCTTAGGTTTTATCCCGGTGATGATGATGTGCCACCCTACTTACAGGTTGTGTCTGAGGAGGACGTGGTACCTATCGATAAAGAAGACCTTGAGGAAAAGCAGCTGATTTCCGAACAAGTAGATCAGAATGCAAGGAGTATTAGAGAACGACGTCCGCAATTAGAAGACGATGCTGGTAATCCTGAAAAGCTTGTAATGCCCGTAGTAAAGGCATTTCAACGTGTGTTCCTAGGTCTTGTAGGTTTGGATCAAGTGGATGATCTCTCGCCACAACCGATGATGGGAGGGCGCATTTTTGTTGGATCTACCATGACCTTAAATGTCCCGATGTTTATTTATGGCGAAGAAGTAGATCCGATGGGAGTCGTTTTAGCTGGCCGTCTTGGCGGATTTTCCGTTGGTCAAGGCGAGGAGGTCATTGTTGAGGCGGAGAAGGGTTTACAGGCGGGGGCGACTTACACGATTTTGCGTGACACCGGTAAAGTTGAGAGCGCTCGGAAGGATGAAAGAGTTGGATACAGGTATGAATACGTAGCGCAAATTCGACTCGATCGTGATGTAGGTGATGGAAAATTTCGTGGGATAATTCAGGCGAGTCGGCTCGGTGTTATGACGGATGACATCCTGGTTCCCCTAATAAAGACCGAGAGAATAATCCCAAACGAGGATAATTCTGGCGGCAGTCAAGCCGTACAGGCTTCAATTATTGCCTGGGAGAATCAGGAGCAAGAAAATGGAGCGCGCGGAAATTACGCAGCGATTGATATCGGCCGCAACGGTAATGTGAACGTAGGATCAGTGTTATCTGTCTATTCAACTCCAGGTTATCTAATCGGTGACCTCAGTGCGCTATCTGACGTCATTGATTACAAACTGACGGGAGTGATTCGGATTATCGACGTAACGGACGTTGCGGCTGTGGGTTATGTGATTCAGAGTACCTCCGAGTTGCGGGTGGGAGACCTGACATTCAAACCCTAA
- the plsB gene encoding glycerol-3-phosphate 1-O-acyltransferase PlsB has product MTILNWINNVGNKSAISALPLWWLRKIQSLWVKTKLSPESPATELGLKPGVPVCYVLPSRSLSDLLVLQDLCQQHGLPVPETTRSGIHKLGPATYIYLNKVGLLQVDRESGKEPPSPLAKFVKLAEENPDLEIQLVPVCVFWGRNPGREERSIMRLLFFDAEHAGILQKLFIVFAQGRNNYVNLGAPISLRALVDEKAGVAETAKKLRRVLRVHFRRQRNTVLGPSLPSRDSVASILLQSKALRDVIEDEARKRKVPAVKVQAIARRYIMEIACEQSYPIIRLAVIFFTWVWNRLFNGVVIKHAERLRAIEQTHELVYLPAHRSHLDYLLLAYSLYQQGLMPPHTAAGINLNFWPVGGFLRRAGAFYIRRTFNGNRLYTVVFNEYVHYLLTRGYSLKFYTEGGRSRTGRLLPAKTGMLAMVVHSYLRNSERPIAIVPIYVGYDKVVEVRTYQHELRGAKKRKESAGQLIKARRVLKTNFGKAYIGIAEPIYLTDYLNIKHPGWDSEAVTSNHKPDWMPPVVESLATEVLTRINGAAIVSPVSLLALILISTPTKAMAEEDLLYMMEKFTASMRAAPYSRDVSLPDGDAREQLLAAMSVAKVQRFQHPGGDVIFVEEQDAILLNYYRNNTLHLLAIPSLIAAFFAYNDKLDVETLVTAVGQFYPILKQEFFLRWPQEAIERTVTTVISTMVDQGLLVQLGDGELSRPSVTSRDLTTLLVLGRCLGQQLERYAIALAILAKRAEAGLTVKVDDYVDQVTLMAQRIAILSGLVDAEFYDKKVLLKLVDQLVDLGYLGTETEGVLRASNKVAELAGKAVLMLSSDIRDSIYRMNVSAPKKN; this is encoded by the coding sequence TTGACAATATTGAACTGGATTAACAACGTGGGAAATAAATCTGCTATCTCAGCTCTTCCACTTTGGTGGTTACGCAAAATCCAAAGCCTTTGGGTTAAGACCAAATTGTCACCGGAATCTCCGGCGACAGAGTTGGGGCTAAAGCCGGGTGTGCCGGTGTGTTACGTGCTGCCTTCGCGGTCTTTGTCAGATTTGCTTGTCCTCCAGGATCTGTGCCAGCAACACGGCTTGCCTGTGCCAGAGACGACTCGCAGTGGTATTCATAAACTTGGTCCCGCGACCTATATTTATTTAAATAAAGTTGGTTTACTGCAGGTTGATAGAGAAAGCGGCAAGGAGCCGCCATCGCCACTGGCCAAATTCGTCAAACTCGCAGAGGAAAATCCCGACTTAGAAATTCAACTTGTTCCTGTTTGTGTATTTTGGGGGCGCAATCCCGGACGCGAAGAGCGGTCCATCATGCGTCTACTATTTTTCGATGCTGAGCATGCTGGAATTCTCCAGAAGCTTTTTATCGTATTCGCCCAAGGGCGTAACAATTACGTCAATCTTGGAGCACCTATTTCCCTTCGTGCCTTGGTGGATGAAAAGGCGGGAGTGGCAGAAACTGCCAAAAAACTACGACGTGTGCTGCGTGTGCACTTTCGGCGACAACGTAATACGGTGCTTGGCCCAAGTCTACCGAGCCGTGATAGCGTTGCCTCTATCTTGCTGCAGAGCAAGGCGCTCCGAGATGTCATAGAGGACGAGGCACGCAAGAGAAAAGTGCCAGCCGTCAAGGTGCAAGCGATAGCACGCCGCTATATTATGGAAATAGCTTGTGAGCAGAGTTATCCCATCATCCGGTTGGCAGTTATATTCTTTACCTGGGTGTGGAATCGTTTATTCAACGGCGTCGTCATTAAGCACGCAGAGAGACTCAGAGCGATTGAGCAAACTCATGAGCTTGTTTATCTCCCCGCTCACAGGAGTCATCTCGACTACCTACTTCTCGCCTACTCGCTTTATCAACAGGGGCTCATGCCTCCGCATACAGCTGCTGGGATTAATCTGAACTTTTGGCCGGTCGGCGGCTTCCTGCGTCGAGCCGGCGCATTTTATATACGTCGCACTTTCAATGGTAATCGTCTCTACACGGTAGTGTTTAACGAGTATGTCCATTACCTGCTGACAAGAGGGTATTCACTCAAGTTTTATACAGAAGGAGGACGCAGCCGTACGGGGCGCCTGTTACCAGCAAAGACTGGCATGCTTGCCATGGTGGTCCATAGTTATCTCAGGAACTCTGAGCGTCCAATAGCTATCGTGCCGATCTACGTCGGATACGACAAGGTGGTTGAAGTTCGCACATACCAGCACGAGCTGCGAGGCGCTAAAAAGCGGAAAGAATCAGCAGGGCAGTTGATTAAAGCTCGTCGTGTGCTGAAAACTAATTTTGGTAAGGCCTACATTGGTATTGCCGAGCCCATCTATTTAACTGACTACTTAAACATTAAACATCCCGGTTGGGATAGTGAGGCTGTCACCAGCAATCACAAACCAGATTGGATGCCACCGGTGGTTGAAAGTCTGGCGACTGAAGTTTTGACGCGGATTAACGGTGCGGCAATTGTCAGTCCGGTTTCTCTTCTGGCGCTGATTTTGATATCGACGCCAACTAAGGCCATGGCAGAAGAAGACCTCCTCTACATGATGGAAAAGTTTACAGCATCCATGCGAGCAGCTCCTTACAGTCGAGATGTCTCTCTACCCGATGGTGATGCCCGAGAGCAGCTCCTCGCTGCCATGAGTGTGGCCAAAGTCCAGCGGTTCCAACACCCGGGCGGTGATGTTATTTTTGTCGAAGAGCAAGACGCAATTCTACTCAACTACTATCGCAACAATACACTTCATCTCTTGGCGATACCCTCTCTTATTGCCGCCTTTTTTGCGTACAACGACAAATTGGACGTTGAGACTTTAGTGACTGCTGTTGGACAATTTTACCCAATTCTCAAGCAGGAATTCTTTCTGCGTTGGCCTCAGGAAGCGATAGAACGCACTGTGACCACAGTGATTAGTACGATGGTCGACCAAGGGCTTTTGGTCCAGCTAGGCGATGGGGAATTATCGCGACCCTCTGTGACAAGTCGCGACCTAACGACGTTGCTGGTACTAGGCCGCTGCTTGGGGCAGCAACTAGAGCGGTATGCCATCGCGCTTGCGATATTGGCAAAGAGGGCCGAAGCCGGCCTAACCGTAAAGGTGGATGACTACGTTGATCAGGTGACTTTGATGGCCCAGAGAATCGCCATATTGAGCGGTCTTGTCGATGCAGAATTTTATGACAAGAAAGTCCTGCTCAAACTTGTCGATCAGTTGGTTGATCTAGGCTACCTAGGAACCGAAACCGAGGGGGTTTTGCGAGCAAGCAATAAGGTGGCGGAGCTAGCAGGTAAAGCTGTGCTCATGTTGAGCTCAGATATCCGCGACAGTATTTATCGTATGAATGTCAGCGCACCGAAAAAGAATTAA
- a CDS encoding pantoate--beta-alanine ligase, whose product MLPSTLISIADLKARRESWATEGHKVAFVPTMGALHAGHLSLVRAARAQADRVLVSIFVNPTQFAPHEDLSKYPRTISADLTLLASEGVDAVFLPNDTTMYPQGFQTFVHGKSMARLLEGLSRPHHFEGVLTVVLKLFNLVKPDIVFLGKKDYQQWRLIEQMVEDLNFETKIIGCETLREPDGLAMSSRNRFLSQEERPIAAAIHRGLQATRQLFHAGERSATKLLAACHEEIASHKELQLDYIEIRKRSDLNVFESDLDAPAVLLVAVKLGATRLIDNIELD is encoded by the coding sequence ATGCTACCGTCTACACTTATATCTATCGCAGATTTAAAGGCCCGGCGTGAATCCTGGGCGACCGAAGGTCACAAGGTGGCTTTCGTACCCACCATGGGGGCGCTTCATGCAGGCCACCTTAGTTTGGTTCGGGCGGCTAGGGCTCAGGCCGACAGGGTCCTCGTGAGTATATTCGTGAATCCCACTCAGTTCGCTCCTCATGAGGACCTCTCCAAGTATCCGCGCACGATCAGTGCGGATCTTACATTGCTGGCGAGTGAGGGCGTGGACGCCGTATTTCTACCCAATGACACGACCATGTATCCGCAGGGTTTCCAGACTTTTGTACACGGCAAGAGTATGGCGCGGCTGCTCGAGGGGCTTTCGCGACCTCACCACTTCGAGGGAGTGCTGACCGTCGTTCTTAAGTTGTTCAATCTAGTAAAGCCAGACATCGTATTCCTCGGCAAGAAAGACTACCAGCAATGGCGCTTGATAGAGCAAATGGTTGAGGATCTCAATTTTGAAACCAAGATCATTGGTTGTGAGACGCTACGCGAACCTGACGGTCTAGCTATGAGTAGTCGCAATCGCTTTTTGTCACAAGAGGAACGGCCTATCGCCGCCGCGATCCACCGAGGACTTCAGGCGACACGCCAGCTCTTTCATGCAGGCGAAAGATCAGCGACTAAACTGCTTGCTGCATGCCATGAGGAAATTGCGTCTCATAAGGAACTCCAGCTCGACTATATTGAGATTAGGAAACGCAGTGATCTCAATGTTTTTGAGTCTGATTTGGACGCGCCGGCTGTTTTGTTGGTGGCGGTAAAACTGGGTGCGACGCGTTTGATTGACAATATTGAACTGGATTAA
- a CDS encoding acyl-CoA dehydrogenase, which yields MSYEFEDNEELSLMRHTVRKFAENEIAPRARELDEKEEFSLELTEQMGALGLFGTVVPHEYGGQGMDYISYVVAVEELARIDGSQAATIAAHNSLGAAPLYYYGNEEQKRTYLPSLCTGEGLWAFGLTEPEAGSDAQASKTTATFDETRQEWVINGSKLWITNSASSMTKGITVQAVTGRLANGRPELSCLIVPAGTPGLTARAMHGKMMWRASNTGELYFDNVRVPAKNMLGTRGQGFKIMMETLDNGRLSIAAMGLGLAKGALDMTLKYAQERRTFGKAIAQHQAVGFKLAEMATRIEAAESLLYKAAWLKQNHKPFQKLAAMAKLYCSEVAEYCAREGQQTFGGYGLMKEYPIERFYRDAALLRIGEGTSEIQRLVISRYLGC from the coding sequence ATGAGTTATGAGTTCGAGGACAATGAAGAGCTGAGTTTAATGCGCCATACTGTGCGTAAATTTGCTGAAAATGAGATCGCACCAAGGGCGAGGGAGTTGGATGAAAAAGAAGAGTTCTCGCTTGAGCTCACAGAACAGATGGGCGCTTTGGGCCTATTTGGTACCGTTGTGCCGCATGAGTACGGCGGGCAAGGTATGGACTATATTTCCTATGTAGTGGCGGTCGAGGAACTAGCCAGAATTGACGGTTCACAGGCCGCGACTATCGCCGCTCACAACAGTTTAGGCGCTGCTCCGCTATATTATTACGGGAACGAGGAGCAAAAACGTACCTATCTGCCCAGCTTATGTACCGGCGAGGGTCTTTGGGCTTTTGGCCTAACTGAGCCTGAGGCTGGAAGCGATGCTCAGGCTAGCAAGACCACGGCCACCTTTGACGAGACGCGGCAAGAATGGGTTATCAACGGTAGTAAACTTTGGATCACAAACAGCGCTAGCTCGATGACAAAGGGCATTACCGTTCAGGCAGTGACTGGGCGCCTTGCCAATGGGCGGCCTGAGCTGTCTTGTTTAATAGTACCGGCTGGGACACCTGGTTTAACGGCACGGGCTATGCATGGCAAGATGATGTGGCGCGCGTCAAATACGGGTGAACTCTACTTTGATAACGTGCGCGTTCCCGCCAAGAATATGCTCGGCACGCGTGGTCAGGGTTTCAAGATCATGATGGAAACTCTTGATAACGGACGTCTATCCATCGCTGCTATGGGCCTCGGTTTGGCCAAAGGTGCCTTGGATATGACACTCAAGTATGCCCAGGAGCGTCGTACCTTCGGCAAGGCGATCGCTCAACATCAGGCGGTGGGTTTCAAATTGGCAGAGATGGCCACGCGAATCGAGGCGGCAGAGAGTCTTCTCTACAAAGCAGCCTGGCTCAAGCAAAATCATAAGCCGTTTCAGAAGCTGGCCGCTATGGCCAAGCTCTATTGCTCTGAGGTGGCGGAGTATTGTGCGCGCGAGGGTCAGCAGACCTTTGGTGGTTATGGCCTTATGAAAGAGTATCCGATCGAACGTTTCTACCGTGATGCGGCTTTACTGCGGATTGGCGAGGGGACCAGTGAAATCCAGAGATTAGTGATTTCTCGTTACCTGGGCTGCTAA
- a CDS encoding tetratricopeptide repeat protein → MVTSKKLHSRLRRLTIPAIGGLLLSSCTMVQKFTKKEQAITEPLAVSKDDTKHGAAEHASGESTAKDERDLKVAKLWARVDELEEEVLRQKERIVILERGLTLGLVPDELKYPERSKKPKTVVVSVHPETAEKKSVDLEKTVPDLPPPSTDPEAPQLKITKVADGDRKGSPSTAPDHEEYELAVAAAHDSFRSGRYGRAIVEYAAIGKKFGEQIDAAMHQYWIAKCWANLKEFNTARQLLVEFLKKHGDSPWAPRARLDLGRVEWQMGLRESALATFKSVIQKYPLADAAEMARMELESLDKKL, encoded by the coding sequence ATGGTAACGTCCAAAAAGTTACACTCACGCCTAAGGAGGCTGACTATACCTGCGATTGGTGGTCTGCTTCTCTCTAGTTGCACCATGGTGCAAAAGTTCACCAAAAAAGAGCAAGCCATCACTGAGCCTCTGGCGGTTAGCAAAGATGATACCAAACACGGAGCGGCCGAGCATGCCTCAGGTGAATCGACAGCCAAGGATGAGCGGGATTTGAAGGTGGCAAAACTCTGGGCCCGCGTTGATGAATTAGAAGAGGAAGTTTTGCGTCAAAAGGAGCGGATCGTCATCCTCGAGCGAGGATTAACACTTGGTTTGGTTCCTGACGAATTAAAATACCCCGAGCGCTCAAAGAAGCCGAAGACGGTTGTTGTGTCAGTGCATCCTGAGACAGCCGAGAAAAAATCAGTTGATTTAGAGAAAACAGTACCGGATCTCCCGCCTCCGTCAACTGATCCGGAAGCTCCCCAGCTTAAGATCACTAAGGTGGCTGACGGAGACAGAAAAGGATCTCCGTCAACAGCACCTGATCACGAGGAGTATGAGTTGGCAGTTGCAGCAGCCCATGACAGCTTTCGCTCAGGCCGCTACGGTCGCGCGATTGTTGAATACGCGGCAATAGGAAAGAAATTTGGTGAGCAGATAGACGCTGCCATGCATCAGTACTGGATTGCGAAATGTTGGGCAAATTTAAAGGAGTTTAACACAGCACGACAGCTACTCGTAGAGTTTTTGAAAAAGCATGGTGATAGTCCGTGGGCACCGCGTGCAAGGCTGGATCTTGGAAGGGTTGAGTGGCAGATGGGCCTGAGGGAGTCGGCGTTGGCTACATTTAAGTCAGTCATTCAGAAGTACCCGCTGGCTGATGCGGCTGAGATGGCTCGCATGGAATTAGAGAGTTTAGATAAGAAGCTTTGA
- a CDS encoding endonuclease/exonuclease/phosphatase family protein has translation MLRRDRLEMIDRDLRNSQPDIVMFQESMERIGSGAESDSRILGAGSLSEYEWRQQQISEYGDTQEAESMVIAARPPLKFTLKTDGRGETWTMGSGGFLMTTTLEFESQPVVVFNVQMPPVNSGAYVWYTFVQERILAKMRKEQICPKRVVVGGYLPGDETNKRFAEFVKTLQLRDASAGFCQVASRCYTATPINDLFMATVGEEAPSRVDKIFAHVSANIFSSGKFFEDSDATDHYIREFGINKLWPTQRFGWKTQLRMARCTSSEIEQYQQLP, from the coding sequence GTGCTGCGACGTGATAGGCTGGAAATGATTGATCGTGACTTGCGTAATTCCCAGCCCGATATCGTTATGTTCCAGGAGAGTATGGAACGGATCGGTAGTGGAGCGGAGTCTGACAGTCGTATATTGGGTGCCGGCTCGTTGTCTGAATACGAATGGCGCCAACAGCAGATTAGTGAGTACGGAGACACCCAAGAAGCTGAGTCCATGGTAATAGCCGCCCGTCCACCACTCAAGTTTACCCTTAAGACTGACGGTCGTGGAGAGACGTGGACCATGGGTAGTGGTGGGTTCTTGATGACTACCACTCTCGAGTTTGAGAGTCAGCCTGTCGTGGTTTTTAACGTGCAGATGCCACCGGTAAATTCTGGTGCCTATGTATGGTATACATTCGTTCAGGAGCGTATTCTTGCCAAAATGCGTAAGGAGCAAATTTGTCCCAAGCGCGTGGTTGTTGGTGGCTACCTACCAGGTGACGAAACAAATAAGCGCTTCGCCGAATTTGTCAAAACCTTGCAGCTCAGAGATGCCTCGGCCGGGTTTTGCCAGGTGGCTTCCCGTTGTTACACGGCCACTCCGATCAATGATCTTTTTATGGCCACAGTAGGCGAGGAAGCGCCGTCGCGCGTGGACAAAATATTTGCCCATGTATCAGCGAATATTTTTTCAAGTGGCAAATTCTTCGAAGATTCTGATGCAACCGATCATTATATTCGTGAGTTTGGGATCAATAAATTATGGCCGACCCAACGTTTTGGGTGGAAAACCCAGTTAAGAATGGCGCGTTGTACTAGCTCAGAAATCGAACAATATCAGCAATTGCCCTAA
- the rsgA gene encoding ribosome small subunit-dependent GTPase A, which yields MAKWHLKDTDRLEKIGKIRKKSRKKTHAIEPGETFGKPSTDWNVGGESGAFAARVVEVHKRYAFVSTETELGKIDTRDVWLAEVARKYLVSERSERNFVAVGDYVLCTPDREHVVKTKADLPKCVIQHLAPRRSKIARLDPHTPGLEHVLATNMDQLLIVASYLSPKVKWGLIDRYLVLAECEGITPIIVLNKSDLLQEEGSAEDIAEAEAMVNLYKSIGYTVFSVQANATTANRDPTIKDIGEHLQGKITLLSGHSGVGKSSLVNLFRPEIEQVVEEDDNIFYKGRHTTSFASFIRLGSGGYVIDTPGIRSFTFEEKGPIELSHCFVEFRPYLGQCKYRECRHLDEPDCAIRAAVEAGELTKWRYKSYLGILLGATGREGRIRDLPLEE from the coding sequence ATGGCCAAATGGCATTTGAAGGACACCGATCGTCTCGAAAAGATCGGCAAAATTCGTAAAAAATCACGTAAAAAGACTCACGCCATTGAGCCAGGTGAGACTTTTGGAAAGCCCTCCACTGACTGGAACGTTGGCGGCGAAAGTGGGGCATTCGCTGCTCGCGTTGTCGAAGTCCATAAGCGCTATGCATTTGTATCCACAGAGACTGAACTCGGTAAAATTGATACAAGAGACGTATGGTTAGCGGAAGTTGCACGCAAATATTTGGTGTCTGAAAGATCTGAGCGTAATTTCGTGGCTGTAGGCGACTACGTCCTCTGTACACCGGATCGAGAGCATGTCGTAAAGACCAAGGCAGATTTACCTAAATGTGTGATTCAGCATTTGGCTCCTCGACGCTCAAAAATAGCACGACTAGATCCACACACGCCCGGTTTAGAGCACGTACTCGCTACCAACATGGATCAGTTGCTCATCGTCGCCAGTTACCTTAGTCCCAAGGTCAAGTGGGGGTTGATCGATCGTTATTTGGTGTTGGCAGAGTGCGAGGGTATTACGCCGATTATCGTTCTGAATAAGAGTGATCTTTTGCAGGAAGAGGGCTCGGCCGAGGACATTGCCGAGGCGGAGGCTATGGTGAACCTTTACAAGAGTATCGGCTACACCGTGTTTTCGGTCCAGGCGAATGCAACCACAGCTAACAGAGATCCGACAATCAAGGACATTGGCGAACACTTGCAGGGTAAGATCACCCTATTGTCTGGTCACTCCGGTGTAGGTAAATCGTCGCTAGTGAACTTATTTAGACCGGAAATCGAGCAGGTCGTAGAAGAAGATGACAACATCTTTTATAAGGGCCGTCATACAACTTCTTTTGCTAGCTTCATTAGGTTGGGTAGCGGTGGCTACGTGATTGATACGCCCGGAATCCGTAGCTTCACATTCGAAGAAAAAGGACCTATCGAGCTCAGCCATTGTTTTGTTGAATTTCGTCCTTATCTTGGGCAATGCAAATATAGAGAGTGTCGCCACCTCGATGAACCTGATTGTGCAATTCGTGCCGCAGTAGAAGCTGGTGAGCTGACCAAGTGGCGTTATAAATCGTATCTTGGAATACTTCTGGGGGCGACCGGTCGTGAGGGGCGCATCCGCGATCTACCGCTAGAAGAGTGA